In Apium graveolens cultivar Ventura chromosome 10, ASM990537v1, whole genome shotgun sequence, the following are encoded in one genomic region:
- the LOC141692718 gene encoding uncharacterized protein LOC141692718 translates to MPCLYISTNLKLDGVDTDSVFSDATKAVARIIGRPQNLVMVLLKGSVGISFGGNKEAAAYAELISMGGITTKVKRELISTLGNILQQHLSIPPARFFLKVFDTTLMGRRDDDAVIISKL, encoded by the exons ATGCCTTGCCTGTATATATCTACAAACTTGAAGTTGGATGGTGTTGATACTGATTCTGTCTTCTCCGATGCCACCAAAGCCGTTGCTCGTATCATTGGAAGACCTCAAAAT CTGGTAATGGTGCTGCTAAAAGGATCAGTGGGGATTTCATTTGGAGGGAATAAAGAAGCAGCTGCATATGCTGAGTTGATTTCTATGGGAGGCATCACAACAAAAGTCAAGAGGGAACTCATTTCTACTCTAGGCAATATTTTGCAACAACATCTGTCAATCCCTCCTGCAAGGTTCTTCCTCAAAGTGTTCGATACCACGTTAATGGGACGACGTGATGACGATGCTGTTATCATCTCCAAACTCTAA